Below is a window of Mus caroli chromosome 2, CAROLI_EIJ_v1.1, whole genome shotgun sequence DNA.
NNNNNNNNNNNNNNNNNNNNNNNNNNNNNNNNNNNNNNNNNNNNNNNNNNNNNNNNNNNNNNNNNNNNNNNNNNNNNNNNNNNNNNNNNNNNNNNNNNNNNNNNNNNNNNNNNNNNNNNNNNNNNNNNNNNNNNNNNNNNNNNNNNNNNNNNNNNNNNNNNNNNNNNNNNNNNNNNNNNNNNNNNNNNNNNNNNNNNNNNNNNNNNNNNNNNNNNNNNNNNNNNNNNNNNNNNNNNNNNNNNNNNNNNNNNNNNNNNNNNNNNNNNNNNNNNNNNNNNNNNNNNNNNNNNNNNNNNNNNNNNNNNNNNNNNNNNNNNNNNNNNNNNNNNNNNNNNNNNNNNNNNNNNNNNNNNNNNNNNNNNNNNNNNNNNNNNNNNNNNNNNNNNNNNNNNNNNNNNNNNNNNNNNNNNNNNNNNNNNNNNNNNNNNNNNNNNNNNNNNNNNNNNNNNNNNNNNNNNNNNNNNNNNNNNNNNNNNNNNNNNNNNNNNNNNNNNNNNNNNNNNNNNNNNNNNNNNNNNNNNNNNNNNNNNNNNNNNNNNNNNNNNNNNNNNNNNNNNNNNNNNNNNNNNNNNNNNNNNNNNNNNNNNNNNNNNNNNNNNNNNNNNNNNNNNNNNNNNNNNNNNNNNNNNNNNNNNNNNNNNNNNNNNNNNNNNNNNNNNNNNNNNNNNNNNNNNNNNNNNNNNNNNNNNNNNNNNNNNNNNNNNNNNNNNNNNNNNNNNNNNNNNNNNNNNNNNNNNNNNNNNNNNNNNNNNNNNNNNNNNNNNNNNNNNNNNNNNNNNNNNNNNNNNNNNNNNNNNNNNNNNNNNNNNNNNNNNNNNNNNNNNNNNNNNNNNNNNNNNNNNNNNNNNNNNNNNNNNNNNNNNNNNNNNNNNNNNNNNNNNNNNNNNNNNNNNNNNNNNNNNNNNNNNNNNNNNNNNNNNNNNNNNNNNNNNNNNNNNNNNNNNNNNNNNNNNNNNNNNNNNNNNNNNNNNNNNNNNNNNNNNNNNNNNNNNNNNNNNNNNNNNNNNNNNNNNNNNNNNNNNNNNNNNNNNNNNNNNNNNNNNNNNNNNNNNNNNNNNNNNNNNNNNNNNNNNNNNNNNNNNNNNNNNNNNNNNNNNNNNNNNNNNNNNNNNNNNNNNNNNNNNNNNNNNNNNNNNNNNNNNNNNNNNNNNNNNNNNNNNNNNNNNNNNNNNNNNNNNNNNNNNNNNNNNNNNNNNNNNNNNNNNNNNNNNNNNNNNNNNNNNNNNNNNNNNNNNNNNNNNNNNNNNNNNNNNNNNNNNNNNNNNNNNNNNNNNNNNNNNNNNNNNNNNNNNNNNNNNNNNNNNNNNNNNNNNNNNNNNNNNNNNNNNNNNNNNNNNNNNNNNNNNNNNNNNNNNNNNNNNNNNNNNNNNNNNNNNNNNNNNNNNNNNNNNNNNNNNNNNNNNNNNNNNNNNNNNNNNNNNNNNNNNNNNNNNNNNNNNNNNNNNNNNNNNNNNNNNNNNNNNNNNNNNNNNNNNNNNNNNNNNNNNNNNNNNNNNNNNNNNNNNNNNNNNNNNNNNNNNNNNNNNNNNNNNNNNNNNNNNNNNNNNNNNNNNNNNNNNNNNNNNNNNNNNNNNNNNNNNNNNNNNNNNNNNNNNNNNNNNNNNNNNNNNNNNNNNNNNNNNNNNNNNNNNNNNNNNNNNNNNNNNNNNNNNNNNNNNNNNNNNNNNNNNNNNNNNNNNNNNNNNNNNNNNNNNNNNNNNNNNNNNNNNNNNNNNNNNNNNNNNNNNNNNNNNNNNNaattgggaacaaaacacccatggaaggagttacagagacaaagtttggagctgagacaaaaggatggaccatctagagactgccatatccgggaatccatcccaaagttagcctccaaatgctgacaccattgcatatactagcaagattttgttgaaaggaccctgatatagctgtttcttgtgagactatcccggggcctagcaaacacataagtggatgctcacagtcagctattggatggatcacagggcccccaatggaggatttagggaaagtacccaaggagctaaagggatctgcaaccctataggtggatcaataATAAGcacaaaccagtaccccctggagctcgtgtctctagctgcatatgtatcagaagttggcctagtaggccatcagtggaaagagaggcccattgttcatgcAAACAGGGGATTGCCAgtgccaggaaatgggagtgggtgggtaggggagtgtgtgtgtgtgtgggactttgggatagcattggaaatgtaatgaggaaaatacctaataaaaaataaaaaaagagagaaaagagaaaagcaaagccaTCTCTATACCAGAAAGCCAGAGATACTTTATTCAGGTTCACAGTGTTTCCATAGCTGAAACTATGTCATGCAGTACTCTCTGCAACAATGTAACATCTGACAACTTTATGCATTGGCTGTTGTTTCTTGAAGTTTTTACACTGGCCTCCAGACATCTGGATTTGGGGTAATTAAAGATTTAGGTCCCGATTTCTAAGTTTATCCTTGTTTAATGAGTGTTTTGTACCTTGGTTTCTGATTTCTCTCTATTTCTGATCTGCGTGGCCTTGGGTTCTCCAATTCTGTCTGGTCTCTCGTAGAGCAGGGAGAATGCACCCCAGATGGAGGCAGGGAAAGACAAGTGAGAAGGTGTAGGAATTGTGATAGGTTTGAGGGATGTCAAGATAGTAAAAGAGAGAAGTTTGCCCAGCAAGCAACATACCTGGACATCTAATCTGCTTGTTCTCTGACACAGTAGGTAGTCTCTGCCCCAGCAAGTGGCTGAAACACGGCAACTAGGAGGGCACAGGGCTAGGGTCTGGGGATGCTGAAGTAATGAGATAGAGGAGAGTCAGGCAGACAGGGAGACTATCTGGACATCTCTAAGTCTTCAAAGGCTCTAGTAGAGCTGGGAGTCTTTGCCCTAGGCTGGTCTCTTGTATAGTAGCGACTTTTTGCCCAGTTGGGGGCTGGAGTATAGCAACCAGAAGGGTGGACAACTGTAGAGAGTATAAGCAGAGACCAAGAGTGGGAGAGTATGTTAGACAGGCATCCTACATGGATTTCTCCCAAACTGCCAGATACCTAAAAGAGCAGGGATTCTATGCCCCTGTTGGGGATGGGACCCACATCAGGGGCATTGAGATGGTGAGATAATAGGGAAGTTTGGGGAGAAGGCAGCCTACCTGGGATTTTCCAGGCCTGTTTGGTCTTTAGCAGAGAAGGGAATCTCTACATCAGTCCATTGTCTGTTACAGAAGGTAATCTCTGCCTAATTGGGCACTGGAGTATGGAGAGTAGGAGAGTGTAATAGGATGGGCAGAGGTCAAGAGTGGGGCAATTTTGCAGGCAGACAGTCTATCTAGACTTCTCTCAGTTTGAGAGATTTCTAGTAGCTCAGGAAATCTCTGGTTATCATCTTTATTTACAAACACAGATTTACATTGCCAAATTTTCAGGCACTGTCATAACAATTATGCCACAGAGTGGCTTAATGGGAATACATTTTCCCACAGTTCTGAAAGctagaatttaaaaatcaaaagggcaacacaatatttttctctgtttccttctgatGGTGCAAACCTGTCAGTATCTTACTGACTACATACTGCAGTGTGCTTGCTATGGCCTCATTTTGGGGAATGGGAAGGATATCCTAGTGTCTTTCCTAAGAGAAAGCCTAATCTCATTGGATTAAGGACCAATGAgattaattaatttcatttaatattcatTACTTCATTATAAATTTTTTCCAAGtagaagtatttttgtttttttttattgttttaatatttatgctTTCCCACACTTTGAAAGGACTTATAGTTCCTTCAtcattagatttctttttatatgttttttctATATTATTCATTTGGATTATTCTTTATACTAAGAATCAAATTTATTTGTTGTTGGACTTTTTCTGCTTTTATGAGCAAGGTTGATACAGATATTAATTTGCCCCTAATTGTACCAGTGCAAATATCTTTGGGGATACATCTAATACTACAATACACAGCTGTTAGAAATGtgtattttcaatgaaaataattccaCTCTATTTCTATGGTAGAAGTGTCTAAGATTTGAAACTAATGAAAAATGCATTCAAGAGTAAAATTTTAATATCTTGAGGTGAAGTGGAAAAACTCCACTGATATTTACAAGAGTCTTTCCCTATTATTATGTAGACTGACCATCTCTTACTATGGTAATAAGCCTATTTTGAATTATTATCTCCAAAATTATGATAAAGTCTGTTTTCAActtttttctgtctgtgtatattttgtaataaaaaatCAAGTAATCACAGGTGTCATGTGTTAAACAGAATGAGATGTTAGGGAATCTTGATATAGTTGCTACCATTAGTTCTCAAGAGTGAAGGGACACTTCTGCCTGTTTCAACAAAGGTTCTTTCCCTAAGGGAGTCAATGACAATGATGCAATTTTATCCTGTATGCCTCTAATTTGAACCTGGGGACAGAGGTTACACCCTAGGTTTTCTATatcattttcaaaattagaaCTCATAGTGACTTCACTGGAATGTGGAcaatgtatatgttcatgtatttatattatcTGATTCCAAACTAATTGCTCTTCTGATCGTTGCAAGGAGAGGATCCAGCTGTTTCACTATGTTGTGTTCCTTCTGGAGTGTGCTGGAAGAGGTTCCCATGGTTTTTGGCTGAAGTTATTTGTGTTTATCATGTAAGTTAGGCTATCTGATAAGGCATAGAATGTACACTCATCTGTTTCACTGCatatgtctctgtctttgtgtctccgTTGCCctcttgttttgtgtgtctttctCATTGTCCATCTCTCTTGtcagcatatattttaaattgcaaGGATCACACCATCAAAAGACAAACAGTTCTCTATACAACTTACCTTGCACTGAAAATCTGCCCATACTTTGAGATGAAAGGGCACTCCCTCCCTCAAAGACCACTTCataggatatttttaaaatatgtattcatttttaaagaaagcaggaaaatcaTCTTCATtgcttacatttaattttaacacacaatttttattttgtttgcaatCAACTACTTCCCAAATATCTGTGACTTTTGCCATAATAAGCCCCAAATATTTATATTCCAGGTAGTATACATGTCTTCTACAATCTGCTTTTTACATGGCAGCCAGCATGCAATTTCCTGTTTtctcctatttatttttcttgtatgttaCTGTTCCATGAATAGATGGAAACTTTTTCATCATCACCAACTATACATCATATCTGACTGCTCCAATTTTctccaaactttatatgtctgTGATTAGTCATTACCTTAGGTTTTCCTTGTTTCCAAAACTCCTATCACTTTCTCCAAACTCTTCTTCCAAGCTCTGCTTCCAAACACTTACCTAGCGATTCATTCTTATAATCTCCCTACAAAGGCTCTTCCATTAAAGATACCTCATAGAGCATATATCAGCTTCTTCATTCCCTTGGCCTCTTGTGATCTGATATTTTCTCAAAACTATGGATGTCTATTTCTTCAAATTCATTTctgaatatatcatatatatatactatataaaataacATGAGAAAATATTGCTTATTGCAATATTATTCAACATAACAAAATATTAGAATGAATCTATCCACATACTGATAATTAGCATTTTCATTGTGGTCAATTAATTACTACTAACacagaaataagtaaaaatgaattttaatttcagGCAATGCCACATTAACTTATATTATTACAGAGTGAGATGAATGATGTATTGGCATTTTAATGATGGTCTTGACTATCATTAGTTAAGTTGGGGAAACTGGAGTGAAAGCTTGGAAAGTGTAAAGAGGGAAAGAGCCATCTAGTATATAACTAACCACTAAAAAGTCTTCCGATAAAACATAACCACAGAGATATCTCAGCCACTAGGATATCAATTCTATTTTATCATGTTACTATTGTTTAGTGATTGACCACAATGATAGTGAatgattaaatgaaaaagaaaagaatgccagGTTAGCTACAAAGAAAATGGGTAGTAAACACATATAAAGTGTCTTCCTTTGGCTTAAAAACCAAGGTTAAGAATAAAGCAGGTGACATTTGCTTTTTCTGGAAAAACACAAGGAATTTGACTGATCTAAGAGGTGGTGGGAAGTCAAATATTATCAGTAGATATTTTGACTTGTTTGAGATGCTTATACTTGAGCCGAAGATGTTAATATATAATCAGAGTCAGTTTGTCTAACCTAGGAAAAATGATGAAAGAGTGAGCACATTGACTGAGAATTTGTTATTATGGGAGGAACTCACAGCACTTTGCAATCTGCAATTGGTCTGTATATTGTTGACACATCCTCCTCGGCCTCCTCCTTTGGGCAGAGGACCAAGGGTTATACTCTATTCTGTTCCTGGCCAGGTGCTTTGACCATTTGCACATGTTGCTTCCACCAATTCCCCAgagtctaattttttttcttttgcagatcCAAAGAAACTCCCTGGGTTCCACTCCCTGGATGTAATTCATAGAGAAAGCATTGGGCAACTGGATTCAAGGAAGTTTAAAAGCAATGAATGGCCATTGAAATCTTGATGATTCTTCTTTTTGCTGGCACCAATTTACATACTATTTCTTGGTGAAATCAAGGCAACTTGAGGAGGAACAAGGTCTTATTTGATAATTGTTCTGATGTATCACTGTTTCCCTCTAAGAAACATTCAGTTATTTTCAAGGTGGGCACATTATATCACTTTCCAAACCAACCATCACTAGCCCATTACTGTGACAAAAAGCTCCATATTAAGATAGAAATAGCTATACTAAGTGGTGTAAACTAATGTTATATTCAGTACTGGTGATTCATAAAATGTTTCCATAATGTAATAGTCAAGATCACgtctcttttccatcttttctttcactcacagaagaagaggaagaccaTGAAGAGAGATAATGAGAGCACTGTGTCTGAGTTCATCCTCCTGGGGCTCCCCATTCGAGCAGAGGACCAAGCTGTGTATTCTGCCCTGTTCCTGGTCATGTACCTGACAACTGTGCTGGGGAACCTGCTCATCATCCTGCTCATCAGGCTGGACTCTCAcctccacacccccatgtacttcttcctcagccactTGGCCTTCACAGACATCTCCTTCTCATCAGTCACAGCTCCAAAGATGCTCATGAATATGCTGACACACAGTCAATCCATCTCATATGCTGGGTGTGTTTCACAGATGTATTTTTACATAGTTTTTGCTGATCTTGACAGCTTTCTTCTGACATCCATGGCTTATGACAGGTATGTAGCCATCTGCCATCCTCTGCACTATACTACCATCATGAGTCAGAGCCTCTGTCTTTTCCTAGTAGTTGTGTCCTGGGCCTTATCTTCAGGCAATGCCCTTGTGCACACCCTTCTCTTGGCTAAACTATCTCACTTTAGAAACAATACCGTTCCACACTACTTTTGTGACCTCTCTGCCATGCTGAAACTCTCCAGCTCAGACACCACCATCAATGAGTTGCTCATCCTTACTTTAGGAACTATGGTCACTATCCCACCATTCATATGCATTCTAGTCTCTTATGTCCGCATAGGTGTCACAATTCTGAGAACTCCCTCCATCAAGGGAATCTGCAAAGCCTTGTCCACATGTGGCTCTCACCTCTGTGTGGTTTCCTTGTACTATGGAGCCATAATTGCACTGTATTTTGTCCCCTCATCTAATAACACTAATGACAAGGATGTCATTGTGGCTGTGATGTACACTGTGGTCACTCCCATGCTGAATCCCTTTATTTATAGTTTAAGGAATCGGGATATGAAAGGAGCACTTAGAAATGTCCTCAGCAGGAGACTGTGTTCACAATGATGGGCATGGTCTTCTGTCTTAGCATCTctacttccttctcctcttctcccatccATCTTTTGTTCTCTGTCAGGGAATCTCCACATGGCTCTTTCCTTCACTCACTTCTCCTGgcacagtttttcttctttatttaacgTTCATGCTGGTATTTAATATCTTGTTATCTTGGGAAGGTTTCTCACAAATattctacatatttttctttgactTACAGACATTTTGATTGTTTATATAGTCAATACAAAGCTGTTTATTGGACAGGTTTATGTTTTCGTAGAAAacatccttttcttctctgaagaTGATGAAATTATATCTTCTTTTACGTTAATTATTTGGATTTAGTCTTATAATGTAGTCTGATTTTTGGCAGTGTCTCTATTagcatttctttgtgtgtatgtattggtattttgctcacatgtatgtctgtgagctATGTGTGTGCTGAGTGCCTGCAAAGTTCAGAAGGGAGTGTCAGATTCCATGGGACATGGAATAGAGATGTTTGTAATACATCATACATGTGAGGGAAATCAAACCTGTGTCTCTTGGGAGAACAGTTAGTACTCTTAATCACAGAACCATCTTTTCTGCTCTTTCACTTTCTATAGTCAACATTCAAATGTGGTGGACATTTATAGGACATGATGTGATGTTTTCATATGTGTAAATAGttcataatatcaaaataaaaaaaaactatagtaaCTTATTCTAAGACCCACTGTGTCTTATGatgaaattctttatttttgcctttgGTGCAATGTATAGTATTTATAATCACTGTAGAGTGAAAGGTATGAAAAACTCTTatttttcctgcttctctgtAATTTTGTAACTACTGACCAACCTCTGCCCAActttatttcccattttatttgTAATCTTACCCATTTTactcaaatttttattatttgtattagtGTTACAGTAATCAGGTACTCAATTCATTGTGTTTTTTGACAAGTGCATGGCCTTAGTTACTAACTAAAATGAAACTGTTCTCTGTAAACCATAAAAACAAGGATAAGGACAAGCCCTTTGTGGGGCTTGAAGGTCCTGTGGAGAGGGAATAAGCTGAAGTATCATAGTGGCAGGACTGTGACATGAGCTTCCAGGGGTGCTGTGGTTATGGACAGTTTCTTCCATACTAAGAAGGAGGCTCTGTTTTTCTGAGTGTGTGATGAAGAATGGCTAGGTAGATATCAAGAAGTTTGAAACCTTTGAATCAACTTCAATTAGGTTTTCAGAGCAGTTTAAtccaaatatattttgttatgttaACAAGAAATAATGCCACTTGTTCAACTACAAAAATTTCACATTGCATGAAGAGATTTTGCATTCTGTCCCTGAGTATCAACCTCTTCCAAAGCAGAGGGACTTAATTTCAGTTGATAGTAGTTGACAGTAAGACAGATATTTCAATAAAGTAGAACAGGCAAATTTAAGGGCTACTTAAATGCTGCTAAGCTAGTACTTAGCAGAACTTAAGctattgtgagtgtgtgcatgtgccttaAAATTCtgctaattattatttttaaagaagcaatattttatatacttattggatactttatttagtTATTACACAGATTTAGAAGTAATATACAAAGAGGCAAGTGATATGAGCTACACATAGTTTAGATATGTGTGCTCTATTGTACATTGATGTGTTTGTATCCCTATACttataacactttttaaaataatattaaacaaagtaCTCACTAATCTCTATAGTTTGATATTAGAAAACTGGCAGTATTGTTGATGTTCCTTTATTCTTGCTGCAGTTTTATTATAGTTTCTCTTTAAACTAACCGATTTTCTGTCTATTATTAATATTTACCTTAAATTTTTAGCAGCTTAACAGTGTTTAAATTTACCTGGTCTAGagatttcctttttataaaagaaatgtctatatttattttcttaaatgttcCTTCTGTTGTGTACTATTGAGAAAAGTACTCTATATTTTTAAACTCCACTTCAAGATGAGAACTTCCTTATCTTTACTTTCAGtgtgtggtggtttcaatgagaatggcTCTGAGaagttcatatatttaaatatttggtacCTAGTTTGTGTAACTGTTTGGGAAtgtttaggaggtatggcctttttgaAGGAGGTCTGTCactgggtggggggggagggagtagGAATTGTGATTTCAAAAGGGTTGCTTTGTTTATATCTTCATTGTGAATCATGTATACAAGTTCTCAGCTGCTACTTCAGTGCCATGCCTGGTGCctctatgcttcccaccatgatggctgTAGAGTTGACatgtctgaaactgtaagccccaaataaactctttgtttGCTAAGTtaccttggttgtggtgttttaataaaagcaatagaaaagtaactcaaGATACAgtggtttattttgttcttaaacaAAGATGCTACAAGCATCTCTCTATGTATATTATACTGTATATGCAGGATATCCTATAAACTGAACACTTAGAGTTGTGGACTGTAGAGTATATGTATACTCAGTTTAAACATCACTGCTAAGTTTTTCTGCCAAATAGATTTAAGTGGAAATTTAAGGTTTGGAAAGTGTTGGATGgttgttttgctggggcaaacacatgaagtaGTATTTTCCTGAAGTAGATATAAGTCAAAGGATATTTTGCTAAATCTCACAAGTGAAGAAACATTTTGCttaagcagacacaggtaaagaacattttcctgaagcagacacaggtagaaGGATATTCTGCTAACGTAAACACATGAAAGAACATGTGACGAAGGATACTTCACTaatgacacacatatatttgtgcaCCTTACATTTCATAGTTGAGCTCattttgtcaggactccatagagagaaatgggCCAAAAAACCTCTCACAGTATGCTGCATCTTCTTGTAGTTTCTTTGGACTCCAgtcaattggcagagtgatgtcagctgagacagactcacatgctgaggcaagaacACTGGTGAGGCAAGACCCACGGAAACATGTGATCTTTGGAGGGAGAATAAATAGGACTGGATGGACAGTGAAGATGGCTAGGCTAGGTTgacttatagagctagctgtgaaACACttggtctcaagtcttcactgatctttgttttgttgagagaggcacaactGAGAACTTCTGGCATTTCTGGTGATACAAATCTCTCCTGTTTTCTACTGCTgatttggctgaggcctggctcttCCTGTTAGATTGTGCCACTGCTGCCACTATCCAAATACTACCAAACTGGGCTGCTGGTATATTCAGAAGTGTTTGCTATTGGATTGAGCTGCAGGTACtgatctgtgaactgaactgctcatTTCCTGAGACTGTAGATGGTATTTGCTCCAAAACCATTTCTAAATAGATACTTCCcctgtatttttaattttccactaCTTTTTGTGGGTGGagagctagaagggaggttaaagcatttaagaatcatgATTAAAAGTAgactgtaaaaattaaatttataatagATTAATAGAAGCCAGTTTGAAGATTCTAGGTTTTTCTGCATGGTATCCAAGAAACTACAAAATAATTAAGCCAATAAACATGATCCCTGGTTTCTAATGATTTGCTGTGGGGGCAAGGAGGGTTGAATAGTTTGAGCAAAATGGATTTTAGGGTAGAAAATACTTTTCATATAATACTGTAACTGTGGATAAATATTATTATGCATTCTTTTCAAATCCAAATGGACAGAGAGGGAAAACACCCAAACAATACTGTAGAATAAGACTGAACACTAAGCAAGCTTTAGTAAATCATTATGAGCTAATATTAGTTCAAATGAAAGTGATGTATCATACCAATACAAGCTGTTAATAGTAGTGCTTCATtgtgttctattgctgttaaGTGACACAACAACCAAGGCATCTCTTACAAATGATAGCATTTATTTGGAGATTATTTAGATTTTTCGAGAAGTTGGACAAGACACATGCACTTTTGAAACTTTGGAGCCCATTTCCAGTGACATAATGGCCTCTCACTGGCAGAATCAAAATAGAGCTATCCCAGCACCACTCCACGACAAGCTCCACCACTAGTACAGTTTGACGCACTATATTGGAAATGATGAAACTTTTGTGCCCTGTCTAGAGTTACCTCCAGATTTGAATTAAC
It encodes the following:
- the LOC110289373 gene encoding olfactory receptor 50-like, with protein sequence MKRDNESTVSEFILLGLPIRAEDQAVYSALFLVMYLTTVLGNLLIILLIRLDSHLHTPMYFFLSHLAFTDISFSSVTAPKMLMNMLTHSQSISYAGCVSQMYFYIVFADLDSFLLTSMAYDRYVAICHPLHYTTIMSQSLCLFLVVVSWALSSGNALVHTLLLAKLSHFRNNTVPHYFCDLSAMLKLSSSDTTINELLILTLGTMVTIPPFICILVSYVRIGVTILRTPSIKGICKALSTCGSHLCVVSLYYGAIIALYFVPSSNNTNDKDVIVAVMYTVVTPMLNPFIYSLRNRDMKGALRNVLSRRLCSQ